In Methanofastidiosum sp., one DNA window encodes the following:
- a CDS encoding SDR family oxidoreductase produces the protein MKRKKLLILGGTGMIGHGLFYELSKCTDFDVYATARSDNNLEQWFPPELRQKIRVNVDADNFDTVIRAMASIQPDIVINCIGLIKQLPLANDPLSAITSNSLLPHRVSLVCRTAGARMIQVSTDCVFNGSKGNYTENDPSDATDLYGRSKFLGEVEYPHCVTLRTSIIGHELKGKLGLIEWFLAQEGTINGFTRAIYSGIPTAEFARVIKDYVLPNPQLSGLYHVSAEPISKYDLLKLVAKRYSKEIEIKPFDDIFNDRSLDSSRFREATGYKPPAWEELVDMMYRNYVTMQKYYR, from the coding sequence ATGAAGAGGAAGAAGCTTCTCATTCTTGGTGGAACCGGCATGATAGGTCATGGCCTCTTTTATGAACTATCCAAATGTACCGATTTTGATGTCTATGCCACAGCACGCAGCGATAATAATTTGGAGCAGTGGTTTCCACCTGAGTTAAGGCAAAAGATTAGAGTTAATGTTGATGCAGATAATTTTGATACGGTTATTCGGGCTATGGCATCCATTCAACCGGATATCGTTATTAATTGTATAGGTTTGATTAAACAATTGCCCCTTGCCAATGACCCACTGTCAGCTATTACCTCTAATTCTTTGCTTCCTCATCGGGTATCTTTGGTTTGCCGTACTGCCGGTGCGCGGATGATTCAGGTTAGTACAGACTGTGTTTTTAATGGCAGTAAAGGCAATTACACCGAGAATGACCCTTCTGATGCTACCGACCTGTATGGAAGATCCAAATTTCTGGGGGAGGTAGAGTATCCGCATTGTGTTACCTTGCGAACTTCAATAATTGGGCATGAGCTGAAAGGCAAGCTGGGATTGATTGAATGGTTTCTGGCTCAGGAAGGCACGATAAACGGATTTACTCGGGCTATTTATTCAGGAATTCCTACGGCGGAGTTTGCCCGGGTGATTAAGGATTATGTTCTTCCTAATCCCCAGTTGAGCGGACTATATCATGTATCTGCTGAGCCTATTTCCAAGTATGATCTGTTAAAGCTGGTTGCCAAGCGCTATTCCAAGGAAATAGAGATTAAGCCATTTGATGATATATTCAATGACCGGTCGCTGGATTCTTCCCGATTTAGGGAGGCTACAGGGTACAAGCCACCTGCCTGGGAGGAACTGGTGGATATGATGTATCGAAATTATGTGACTATGCAGAAGTATTATAGATAA
- a CDS encoding nucleotidyltransferase family protein, which produces MNYYSKLIMKENTSLIKALKYMDEGGYGVIFITDEQEILLGVLTDGDVRKALLRGVNLETPVYDVMNRNYISILIDEPRELGEMLLRKLKRKHLPVLDSNHKLMDIILLDEKEFKIIDNPVILMAGGLGTRLYPLTDECPKPLLKVGKKPILERIIEKFKSYGFINFYFSVNYKADMIKKYFGNGEKWGINISYIQETFKMGTAGALSLIKNQVDKPLFVMNGDIMTDINYKSLLDFHHENNAFATMCVREYTMEIPFGTVNINMNRIVNIQEKPKESFFINAGIYVLDAQALQYIPDDKKYDMPELFALLKEKDYDLYAFPIREYWMDIGHMEDYIKANQKME; this is translated from the coding sequence ATGAATTATTATTCCAAATTAATCATGAAAGAAAATACAAGTTTGATTAAAGCATTGAAATATATGGATGAGGGCGGATATGGTGTCATCTTTATAACTGACGAACAAGAGATTCTTCTCGGGGTGCTTACAGATGGGGATGTCAGGAAAGCATTATTGAGGGGGGTAAATTTAGAAACCCCAGTTTATGATGTAATGAACAGAAACTATATCTCAATTCTGATTGATGAACCAAGAGAGTTGGGAGAAATGCTTTTAAGAAAACTGAAGAGAAAGCATTTGCCTGTTCTGGATTCAAATCATAAACTGATGGATATCATCTTGTTGGATGAAAAAGAATTTAAGATTATCGATAATCCGGTAATTTTAATGGCGGGTGGATTGGGAACCAGACTGTATCCTTTAACAGATGAGTGCCCCAAACCTTTGTTGAAGGTTGGTAAAAAACCGATTTTGGAGAGAATTATAGAAAAATTCAAATCGTACGGTTTTATCAATTTTTATTTTTCGGTAAATTATAAAGCTGATATGATTAAAAAGTATTTCGGTAACGGAGAAAAATGGGGCATTAACATTTCTTATATACAGGAGACGTTTAAAATGGGAACGGCTGGAGCTCTTTCCCTGATTAAAAATCAGGTGGATAAACCATTGTTTGTCATGAATGGCGATATTATGACTGATATCAATTATAAAAGTTTACTCGATTTTCATCATGAAAATAATGCTTTTGCGACAATGTGTGTCCGTGAATATACGATGGAAATCCCCTTCGGAACAGTCAATATAAATATGAACAGGATTGTAAATATACAAGAGAAACCCAAAGAAAGCTTCTTCATTAATGCCGGCATATATGTATTAGACGCACAGGCTCTGCAATACATACCAGACGATAAAAAATATGATATGCCCGAGTTGTTCGCTTTGCTAAAAGAAAAAGACTATGATCTATATGCCTTCCCGATCAGGGAATACTGGATGGATATTGGCCATATGGAAGATTATATTAAAGCTAACCAGAAAATGGAGTAG
- a CDS encoding acylneuraminate cytidylyltransferase family protein, translated as MIAIIPARGGSKGVPNKNIKLFCGVPLIVYTIRAAKLAESVSRIIVSTDSDQIAEIVRREGAEIPFMRPNHLASDTALALDTYIYTCERLMETEGIEIESFMVLQPTSPLRTQEDIDEAYKIFKQNDADSIISVSEALHPPAWFRYIDESGRLRAYDNLIKGDVKNRQDYLQAFIPNGAIFIFKYLFLKNTRSYYSNKTYPYIMPPERSIDIDNPIDFSFGEFLYKNNQQN; from the coding sequence ATGATTGCAATCATTCCTGCACGGGGTGGCTCCAAAGGTGTTCCCAATAAAAATATCAAATTATTTTGCGGCGTTCCCTTGATTGTCTATACAATTCGGGCTGCCAAACTGGCTGAAAGCGTTTCTAGGATCATCGTTTCCACTGATTCAGATCAGATCGCAGAGATTGTGAGACGGGAAGGGGCAGAAATCCCGTTTATGCGGCCAAATCATCTGGCTTCAGATACTGCATTGGCTTTAGATACATATATTTATACGTGTGAAAGATTAATGGAAACCGAGGGAATCGAGATTGAAAGTTTTATGGTTCTTCAACCTACATCACCCTTGCGTACGCAAGAGGATATTGATGAAGCATATAAAATCTTTAAGCAAAATGACGCGGATTCAATAATATCTGTCAGTGAAGCCCTTCATCCTCCGGCGTGGTTTAGATATATTGATGAATCAGGCAGGCTTCGTGCATATGATAATCTAATAAAAGGGGACGTTAAAAACCGCCAGGATTACCTTCAAGCCTTTATACCTAATGGGGCAATTTTCATTTTTAAATACCTATTTTTAAAGAATACCCGTAGTTATTATTCCAACAAAACATATCCATATATCATGCCCCCGGAAAGGTCGATAGACATCGATAATCCAATCGATTTTTCGTTTGGCGAGTTTCTTTATAAAAACAATCAGCAAAATTGA